The genomic stretch CCGGGGTCGCCGTCCAGGATGACGGGGTGGGGGGTGGACGCCAGGGACATGTCCGCCATTCTCGCACCCGGCCGATGGCGTGATCCGGATCGTCGAAAAAACGCAAGTGCATATGACCTCCGGTTGATAAACCCAGGGTAAGATTGGTGCCATCTCTGTCAGGATTCCAGGCGTACACTCTGGACATGAAGGGCCTGCGCGAATTCATTGACTGGCTCCGGGAAGCGCTCCAGGGCACTCCCGAACCGCGGCTGGTCCCGATCCCCGTGCGCGTGCGTGACCGGCGCTAGGGGCTGAACATCCACCTCTCCCACCCACCCGTGACCGGGTGGGTGTTTCCTGGCGTGGGCAGAGCGTGAGCTGATCCCCGGAGGCCCGCCCGGACGACGCGCTATGCTCTGCGTCGTGCCGGACGGCGAGGGGATGAAGGAACTCAGGCGGCTGACGGCAGACCGGCCGGTGGCCGAGCGCACCGGGATCGAGCGTGCCTACGAATTCGCACGGCAGGCCCATGCCGGCGTCAGGCGCCGCAGCGGTGAGCCGTACATCACCCACCCGGTCGCGGTCGCGGTCATCCTGGCGGGGCTGGGCATGGACACCGACTCCCTGATGGCCGGACTGCTCCACGACACGGTCGAGGACGTCGAGCACGTCACCTTCGAGGCCATCGAGGAGCAGTTCGGGCCGGACGTGCGCCGCATCGTCGAGGGCGAGACCAAGGTCAGCAAGCTCTCCAAGCAGGGCTCCCAGGCCGCCGAGGTCAGCGACGCCGGGCGCGATCTCCAGGCCGAGAACCTGCGCCAGATGCTGGTCGCCATGACCGACGACATCCGCATCATCGTGGTCAAGCTGGCGGATCGGCTGCACAACATGCGCACGCTGGGCGCGATGAAACCCGAGAAACAGGTGCGCATCGCCCGGGAGACCATGGAGGTCTTCGCGCCGCTGGCGCACCGGCTCGGGATCGGGCAGATCAAGTGGGAACTGGAGGATCTGAGCTTTCAGTACCTGTATCCCACCGAATACGAGTTCCTGCGCGGCCGCCTGCGCACGAAGCAGGAGGAGCGCCAGGCGCTGATCGACCGGGCGGTCACACAGCTGAACGAGGCGCTGATCGACGACCTGGAGCTGCCCGAGTGGGTGCTCGACATCGACATCGCGGGGCGCAGCAAGCACCTGTGGAGCATCCACACCAAGATGCAGCGCGAGGGCAAGGGCCTGGAGCAGATCTTCGACCTGCTGGCGATCCGCGTGATCCTCACGCCCAGGGATCTGGTCGTGCCGCCCGGCACCGACGAGAAGCGCCGTGAACGCGCCGAGGAGACGCGCGAGAAGCGCATCTGCTACCACACGGTCAGCATCGTGCACTCGATCTGGACGCCGCTGCCGGGGCGTTTCAAGGACTACATCGCGGTGCCCAAGCCCAACGGCTACCAGTCGCTGCACACCACTGTGATCTCACAGAGCGGCCAGCCGATCGAGGTGCAGATCCGCTCGCGGCGCATGCACGAGGTCGCCGAGTACGGCATCGCCGCGCACTGGATGTACAAGCAGGGCTCGCAGCTTGCACAGAAGGACCGTGAGAACTGGATCGCGCAGCTGCGCGAACTCCAGAACGAGATCAACGACGCGTCGGATTACATGGACGCCGTGAAGTCCGACATCCTGTCGCAGCGTGTGCGCGTGTTCACGCCCAAGGGCCTGGCGATCAGCCTGCCGCTGGGATCCACGCCGGTCGATTTCGCGTACCACATCCACTCCCGCATCGGCGAGACCACCGTGGGGGCGCGGGTGAACGGCAGCATCGTGCCGCTGTCGCACCGGCTGGGCAACGGCGACATGGTCGAGATCGTGACCAGCAAGAACGGGCACCCCAGCAAGGACTGGCTGAATTTCACGGTGACGCGCAGCGCCCGCACCAAGATCCGCCACCACTTCCGCACCCAGGAACGCACCGAGGCGCTCAAGAAGGGCCACGACATGCTGGAGCGTCACCTGCGCAAGCGGCAGCTCGCGGTGCGCCAGCTGATGCGCACCAAGCTGCTGGAGGAAGCGGCGCAGAAGCTGCTCGGCACGCGCAATCCCGACGACCTGTACTTCGCCCTGAGCGCGGGGAAGATCATGCCCGCCACGGTCGGCCGGGTGCTGTCGCCCAGCCTGGCCCGCGAGCAGGGCGTGCCCAGTCCGCGCAAGGCCCCCGCCCCGCGCGCCCCCGATACCGGCGGCGTGTATGTCGAGGGCTTCACCACCACCACCAAGCTCAGCAACTGCTGCTCCCCGATCCGGGGCGACCAGATCATGGGCTACCTGACACGTGGGCGGGGCGTCAGCGTGCACCGCATCGACTGCCCGAACATGATCCGGCTCCTCAAGGACGAGCCTGAGCGCTGTGTGGCCGCCTCCTGGGACGCCGAGACCCCCGGCAGCACCCTGGTCGATGTGGACGTGACCGGCCCGGATCGCTCGGGCCTGCTGGCCGATGTGCTCGGTGTCCTCAGCGCCGAGAAGCGCAGCCCTCTGAAGGTCGAGGCGCGGGTGGGGGTCGACAAGGTCGCGCACATCCTGCTGCGCCTTGCCGTGACCGGCAACGCCGACCTGGCCTCCGTGCGTACGGCCCTGCTGCGCGTGGACGGCGTGACCGACATGGTGCGCCTGGGCCGGGACGGCCGTGCCCGCAGCGGCAGCGGGGCGAAGGCGTGAGCGTCACCCTGCTGCCGGATCTGGGCGACCTGCTGCGGCTGCACCCGCAGTACAACGCGGGAACCGTTGTGGAACTGCTGCGCCATCTGGGCGTGCGGGCGGTGTGGTGGGCGACCTCGGACGACCCGGATCACCCGCTGCGGGACGCACTTCCCGTTGCTGGAATCGACGTTCACGGGCTCGCTCTCCCGGACTGGGCGTGGGCCGATGCCGAGCACGCCCAGCTGATCGAGTTCCTGAACCAGTACCCGCAGGGCCGCGAGCGGCTGCGCGACGCCGGGCAGGCCGAACGGGAGTTCGCGGCGCTGCTCACGGCGCCCCTGACCGCCCCGCAGGTGCTGAGCCCGGCCACCCTGGCCGCGGCCGCCACCTACCACGACCGTGTCCGCGCCGCGCTGGACGAGGGGCCGGGCACGCGCTGGCGGGAGCGGCGGCTGGAGGCACTCGCCACGACCCTGGAGGGACTGCAGGGCGTGGTGCTGGTTCCGCTGGATGACCTTCCCGGTCTGGTGCCGCGACTCCCCGGCGCGGCCCTGCCCGACGTGGCGACCTTCGTGCCCGGCGAGATCAGCCGCCTGCGGGCCCTGGCCGACCGCGCGTGGTCGCTGGGCGAGGACGACGACCTGAACGCCCTGCTGGCCGCGCTGGCCCGCGAGACCGGCGACCGCGTGACCCCCAGGGCCGAACTGGATGCCGCTGCCGCCAGCATCTACCTCGCCGTGGGTGACCTGAATGCCGCCCGTGAACTGCTGGAACGCGCCGCCCACGGCCTCACCGACGAGGTGCCGCGCAGCCTGGCGGGGCTCACGCTGGCGCGGCTGGGTCAGGTGCGCGACGCCCTGGGCGACCGCGAACTGGCTCAGCGCACGTACCGCGCCGTGCTGGCCCTGTCCCATGCCCCCCAGGTGGCCCGTGATGCCGCCGAAAACGGGCTGCGCGAGCCATTCGTGCTCGATCTGGACGACCCGTCGCGTCCCTGACCGCTCCGGTCACGTGATCCGCTCGACCCACTCGGCCCGCACGTCCAGGGTCTGCGCGTGCAGAAGATGCGGTTCGCCCGTCAGGGTCACGCCCAGGCGGTCGGCCAGGGTGTTCTCGCGGATCACGGCCTCGGCGCGGCGCAGGGGCCACGCCGTGTGGTGGATGCGGCCCCGGTACACGTGTCCGGCGGGATCGGCGGAATACAGGTACAGGCGGTTGGTCAGCCAGTCCTCCAGGCTGCCGGAGGCCACGCTCAGGGGGTCACCGACCGGCCGGTATGCCCCGGCAAACCGGCCCTCGGGCGCGTTCCGGTGCGTGCGCAGACTTGCGTAGCGGGTGATGCTGTTCTCTGTCGTGGCCCACATCCGCGCGTCGAAGTAGGGCAGATGGAACAGGGCGCGGGCCAGCCGCACGGCCACGGGACTGGCGGCGTCCAGCGAATAGAACCACACGCCGCCGACGCCGCCTGCCGTCACGTACGTCCGCAGGTTCAGCTCGGGAAAGGCGCTCAATCCGGGGACGTCCGGCACGCCACGGGGCGCGACCCCGGTCATGGTGAAGGGCACCACGCCCAGCCACGCCTGGCCGCCGCGCGTATCGAGCGTCAGCCCCCGCGGCAGGGTCGGTGCCAGCAGCTCGGCACGCACCGGCCAGTGCATGAAGCACAGATCACGCCACGTCATGCGCAGCACCCAGGGGCGGTCGGTCATGGCTGCAGCGTACCGGCTGGCCTGAAGGTTCGGGCACAGATGGACACTTCGTGCCGGTCTGGTCAATGTTGCGTGAACGGCGTTCGTAGCGGGGCGCACACGTTCGGCCACAGTCCCCCCCCTACGCTCGGGGAGCTTGATCCGGCCCTGGGAAGGGCCGCAAGGAGACTGCCATGATGAGCAACGACCAGGTACAGGACAGACTGAACAAACTGCTGGGCACCCTCCGCGACGGCGAGAAGGGCTTTGCCGACGCCGCCGAGCATGCCACCGATCCGCAGCTCAAGTCCCTGTTCACCGAGCGCAGCGGGCAGCGGGCCACCCTGGCGACGGAGATCGAGCAGCACGTCACGCGCCTGGGCGACACCCCCCGCGAGGGCGGCAGCGTCGGTGCGGCCCTTCACCGCACGTGGCTGAACGTCCGCGACGCCGTGACCGGACGCGACGACTACGCCGTGGTGGCCGAGGCCGAGCGCGGTGAGGACGTCGCCATCCAGAACTATCAGGATGTGCTGGACGACGCGGAGCTCCCGGCGGACGTGCGCAGCGTTGTCGAGGCCCAGTACGCCAAGGTCAAGGCCAGCCACGACCAGATCCGTGATCTGAAGCGGGGCATGAAGGCCGACTGACCGGCGGGCATCAGGGCGGCGGGCCGGGTGTATCCCGGCCCGCCGCCCTGATGGGCTGTCCTGATCGTGGGGGGGCGCTCTACTCGCGCTTGCGGCGGCGCAGGCGCTCCAGGGCGGACTCCAGGCTGACCCGCATGCGTTCCAGGGCCTGGGCCAGGTCGCCGATCTCGTCGTTCCGGTCGATGGTGACCGGGCGCGAGAGGTCGCCCATACTGATCGCGTCGGCGGATTTGACGAGCTGCTCGATGGGCAGCACCACCGCGCGTGCGGCGCGGTTGGCCAGGTACGCCGCGATCGCCAGACTGAACAGCGAGGTCAAGATGACCAGCAGGATGGTGTTGCGCAGGTTCGCCCGGAACGCCTCGTTGCGCAGGCCGATGGTGACGCGGTGGATCAGCGCTCCCTTCTCGGCCGCGACCGGAAGGGCCGTCGGCTGCCCGATGTCGTTCTCGACCACCGACAGGCGCGTGACGACGTAGGACGCCCCGGCCAGCTTCATGGTGCCGCCCGCGGGGTGGGCCGTGGTCCACTGCGCCACCTCCCTGTTCCAGCCGTCGTTCTGGGCCGCGTCCTTGGAACGCAGGTAGCTCACCCCGCCCGGTTTCTCGATGCGTACGAAGGCCACGTTCGGGTCTTTGAGGGCGGTGTCGAGCTGCATATACGCGATGCTCTCGCTGCCGGTGGGCAGGGTGGTGCCCAGCGTGGCGGCCAGCGTGCGGGCCTGATCCTGCACGACCTGGTTCTGCATGCGGGGCAGCAGGGCGCTCAGCAGCAGCAGGGTCACGGCGGCGGCCAGCGCCAGGGGCAGCAGCGTGGCGAGTTGCAGGCGCCGCGACAGGGGGACACGGGTGCCGCCGACCGCCACGCTGCCACGGTCGTCGGGCGCGACGGGCAGCACGACCGGCACGACCTCCTCGGCGCGCGGCTCGGGCACGCTGGCGGCCTCGTGCATGGTCAGGGCGCCGGTGAAGTCCGACCACACGTCCTCCTCGGGGACAGGCGCCCGGACGCTGCCCAGATCGCCCGGGGCCGCTGCGGTCAGCCGGCCGAAGGGACTGGGCGTGGGTTCCAGCGCCAGCACATCTGCCGTGGTGGCGTGCATGGCCCCTGTGGGTGCGGCGCCCGACGACGACCGGACGGGCTCCGGAGCGGCGAAGACCGCCGTCTGGGCGGCCGCCGGCATGGAGGGCAGCGGGGTGACCGGCGCAGTCATGGAGGCCGGGGCACTCGGCCAGGTCGGGCTGGCACCGCCGAAGGCGCCCTCGGCCAGCAGGGCACGGGACGACGCCAGGACGACATCGTCGGCAACCGGGGGCCGGGACACCGGGGCCACGTCACCCACGGCCTGGAACGGCTCGCTGAGCATCGTGGTCTCGTCGCGCACACTCTCCAGGCTGACATCGGCCCCGACGGCCTCGAAGAGGCCGAGCAGCAGTTCGGCGCGGGCACGGCTGGTGGGTTTCATCAGGCGACCGGTGCGCCGTGAGGCCAGACGGGCGGCCTGCTCGGGTGCGAGGCCGAAGCGTTCGGTCAGCTGCTGTTCGAGGTGCTCCCGGGCCGAGTCGCCCACGGCCTGCCTGATCACGACGGTGTACTTCATGTGGGTCTCCCTGAGTCTGGTGTGCCGGAGGGCCGTGTGGTGCCGCAGGGCGCGGCGGAGCGTGGGGTGCGTTCGCGGTGACCCGGCGTCATGCCATGCCCCGTTCCCGCAGCTGGCGGACGAAGAGCTGGGCGCGGTCCGGCGGGAGCTGTGCGGCCAGTGACGCGAGCAGCGCACTCAGGGTCACCGGGTGACCCAGGTCATCCAGCACCTCGTCCACCATGACGGACGCCAGCGGGCCCACCGCGGCCGCGAGACACTGCGTGACGACCCGCGCCGTGGCGTCCTCCACCTGCTGTTCGCGCCGGACGGCCTGGCCCACCCAGCGGTGCGCCTCGTCCACGCGGGCCTGCACGTCCGCCAGGGTGGTGTGGGCCAGACGGGCCACGTCGCCGGCCTGGCGGGTGCCGTCCACGTGGTGCATGACCTTCCACACGCGGTAGGGCATGGGGGTGGTGTCGCTCAGGCCGTCGGGCCACGTCAGGGGGGTCACAGGGTCTCCAGTCCGGCTGCCGTCCATTCCGGGCGTGCCCGCAGTTCCATGAGGGGCAGGTCGTTCAGGCGCACGCCGAGTCGGGACAGGGTGCCGCGCAGGGCGGCCAGCAGCGCAGGCCGGATCTGCTGCAGCGACAGTTCCGGATCCACGAACAGGTGGCCGCCGCGCAGGACGATCTCCTGGGCGAAGGGATCCAGGCAGTCGTAGGTGCTGCACAGCCGGGTGCAGACCTCCCGCCATGTGGTCTCCAGCGGCACCGACCGGTTGACGGTGACCAGCAGCGCCTGCCAGAACCCGGCGAGTTGCGCGGCGCTGATCTCGCTGTACGGGGTGATCGTCAGGCAGGCCGTACCTGGCGGCGGCACGGTACCGGCCTGGATCTGGCCGGCTTCCCAGTAGCTGCTGTGTCCGCCGCCCAGCACGACTCCCGTGAACATGTCCCGCTGGAGGCCCTCCTGCACGCCGGGCCAGGGCTCGGCGAGCGGCTGGGGGGTGCTGGAGCGGCTCGACCACAGGAGCTGCACCACGCGGGGCTCCTGGACGGTCAGGCTGACGTGGGCGCGGGGCAGGGCCAGCGTGGCGGTGGCCCACGTGACCTCCTGCCCACCCCACGTGAAGCCGCCCAGCAGCTCGCCACGCAGCCACACGAACCGCGCCCAGCGGCCGTCCTGACGGGCATCGAAGATGCCGCTCAGGCCCTGGCCCTGCCGCACGGCGAGGTCAATGGTGATGTCAGTCCATGGATAGTGGTCGGTGCTCAGGCCCAGATAGACGGCCTGATCCTCGGGAGCCGGAAGAGGTTCGGTGGTGGCGGGCAGCGTGTCGGGTGGGGTCATGAACGTCCAGTCGCTCGGATGAGGCAGCGTGATCGCAGGGTCGTGAGGTGGAGTCACCCGGAGGAAACGCCGTCATGACACCGCGGCGCGTCTTACGGGCAGCTTACATCTGTGAGAAACGTCACGCCCCGGTCACGCGGATGCGTGCCGGGGCGTCAGGATGGTGCCGGGACTCAGCCCAGTTCGGCCAGCAGGGCCTCGACCCTGGGGCGCAGGTCACCGCGCTGCTGCGGTGCCCCCAGTTGGTGCAGGCCGCCGTGGTACGCGTCGGGATCGCCGAACAGGCGCGACAGGGCCTCGAACTCACGCTGGCTGCGCAGGCTGGCGTCGTCGCGGAACATGTTGACGTACTGATCCTGGAAGGCCCAGTCGGACAGCTGGCCGTCCAGATACGCGCGCATCAGGCGGCGGTAGGGCTCCACGCCGCCGTCTGTGGCGACCGTCGCCACGCCGGCACGGGCCGGCACGTGCGCCGTGAAGACCGGGGCCAGCACCTCGGGGGTGATGTCCCAGTTGTTGACCTCGAACTGGGGCTGGCCGTCCTGGAACAGGATCAGCTGCGGGCTGTGGTGCGTGATGCCGGTCAGCTCGGCCACGTGGTTGCTCGCGGGCCGCCAGTCCACCACGCGGATGAAGCCCACGGGCAGGTCGTGCTTCTGGAGGAAGGTCTCCAGCACCCCAAAGCCCTGCATGGTCTTGTGGCACGTCCCGGCCTTGAACACGGCGGCCAGCGGGTAGTCCTTCAGGAAGGTGTCCACGGCCTCGGGGGTGGTCAGGGGCACGAGCACCTGGGCCGGCGTCGCGGCGTCGCTGTGGGTGTCCTGGGTCTGGGTCATGACCACAGCATACGCTCCGCTTTAGAAAACGAAGTGAGGCGGGGCACAAGTCATCTGGACGCCCAGAGCTCAGTCCAGTGCCCACACCTGCACCTTCAGGTGCGCCGCGCCGGGGTAGTCCTCGCCTGCGCCCAGACGCTCACGGAGCCGGCCGGCGCGGCCGGCCTGGGCCAGCCCCGCGCGGCACGAGCGCTCGAAGGCCGCCGCGTCCACCCCGGCGTGGTTCAGCAGGGCCAGCACCCGGCCGCCCGGCGCGGTCACGGCCGCCGCCGATGCCATCAGGCCGGGATAGTCCCGCTCGGCCCGCCACACGCCGTCCTTACTGCGCGAGAAGCCCGGCGGGTCGAGCACCACCACGTCGAACACGTCGCCGCGCCGGTGCAGCCGGGTCAGCCACCCGAACACGTCGCCGTACAGAAAATCGGTGTCTGGGGCCTCCAGGTCGCTCAGGGCGTAGTTCTCCTGGCCCCACGCGAGCACCTTGCGCGACAGATCCACGTTCTTCACGGTACGTGCCCCGCCCAGGGCCGCCGCCACGCCGAAGCCGCAGGTGTACGCGAAGGTGTTCAGCACGCGCTGCGGGGCGTTCGCACGCAGCCAGGCCCGCGCCGGCCGGGCGTCCGTGAACAGCCCCACGCTCAGGTCGGCCCCCGGCCGGATCACGAAGGGCACGCCGCCTTCCAGCGCGGTGACCTCGGGGCGGGGGTCGCCCCAGATGGGATCGGGCGGCGACAGGTGCTCGCGGGCCACGTTGGCGAGATGCCGGGCCTCGGGCGGGCGGCGCTTCACATACACGCCGGCCAGTCCAGCGGCGCGGGCACAGTCGGCCGCCAGCCGCTGTTCCTCGGCGGGCGGCAGCGGGGCGTACAGGTTCAGGATGCCGGCGTCCCCGGCCACGTCCAGCGCGTATACGCCGCCGGTCTCGGTGGTATGTACCGCGCGGTAAATGGTCGTGCCGCCGGCCGGCAGGTGGGCACGGCGGGCGGTGGGCGGGGCCGGATCAGTCAGGGGCGTGGCCACTCAGGGCCGGCCGCCCAGCAGCCACCACACCCCGGCGGTGGCGAGCGCCGTGACCATCCAGAAGCGCATGACGACGTGGGTCTCGGGCCACCCGACGTCCGGATGCTCGAAGTGGTGCTGGATGGGCGACATCTTGAACACCCGCTTGCCGCGCGTGCGGAACGAGATCACCTGGATGACCACGCTGAGCACCGCGATCACCGGCATGATCGCCGCGATGGGCAGCAGCCACACGTCGGCATACAGGATGTACGCCCCGGCCGCGACCGCCCCGATGGCGTGACTGCCCATGTCGCCCATGAACACCCGCGCCGGATGGGCGTTGAACCACAAAAAACCCAGCAGCGCCCCCGTGAGCAGCGCCGCCGCCGGCGACAGCGCGAACATCGGCAGCAGCACGATGATCGCGATGCCGCCCAGCAGGCCGTCCAGTCCGTCGGCGAAGTTGAAGGCGTTCACGGAGCCGACCATCACGAAGGTCAGCAGCGCCACGTCGCCCCAGAAGCCCAGGCCCGGCAGCAGTTCGTGCGAGGCAAGCGGCGCGGCGACGTACGCGAACACCAGCGCCACGATGATCTGCATTGGGAACTTCTCGCGGGCCAGCAGTTCCTTCTTGCCGCCCACCATGCGCGAGCGTACCTTCAGCAGGTCGTCGATCCCGCCGATCACGCCCATGGCCAGGGCCGCCAGCATGATGACCAGTTCGCGCGTCCCGCCCGCGTGTCCGGTCAGGTACAGCGGAAAGAACACCGCGGTCATGGCCAGCACGAAGGGCACGCCGCCGGCGGTGGGGGTGCCCTCCTTGTGCTGGTGCGCGGGGCCGTCCACGCGGATCGGCTGGCCCCAGCCCCGCGCCTTGCTCACCCGGATGAACAGGCCCACCAGGAACCACGACAGCAGCGCGACGATGACCGTCATGGCCGGAACCTCGGGAAGTCAGGAAGCGTCATCTCAAGCGGCGAGGTTAGCACGGGCCACGCCGCCCGGTTCCGCTCAGTTCGCCAGATAGCGGATGAAGTCGCGCATGGCGTTCACGCAGGCATCTGCCCCGGTGGTGGCGGAACTGCCGGTGATGGTGCGCAGGATGCCGCGGTCACTCAGGTACAGCTGCGACACGCGGTAGGTCGCGCCCGCCTGCACGTAGTCGTAGGCGGCGAGCACGCCCCAGTTGCCGGCCCGGTCGACCGGCTGCGTGACCACCGCGTCCACGCGCGCGTCGAGCGACGTCTGGAGCTTCAGCGCGAAGGTGCGGGCGTCCTCGGGGGAACGGAAGGTCGGGAAGGCCTGGCCGTAGCGCTCCTCGCGCATCACGCACTTGCCGGTCGAGTCTGTCCAGATGTTCGCGTCTCCGTTGACCGGCACCCAGCCGGGCATGGGCACGATCAGGGCGTGGGCACTGCCGGGAAGTGTCACGGCGCCGGCCCAGGCAAGGGCACGCACCCACTGGAAGACGCTGGAGCGGAACATACGTGACCCACGCTACCAGAGGCTTTCTGACAATCCTCCGGCCCGTCTCATATCGGCCTCCGGAACCCGGGGTCAGCGGCCGGCCACCACGCGGGCGTCGAGCGTGGCCCGCACCGCCGGCCACTCGCCGTGCAGCACGCTGAACATCACCGAGTCCCGCGCGTAGCCGTCGGGACGAAGCTGGTATTGCCGCAGGGTACCCTCCTGCACTGCGCCGAGCTTGTGCATGGCCCGCCGCGAGCGCTCGTTGCGGGCATCGACCTTGAACTGCACGCGGTTCGCGCCGAGCACCTCGAAGGCGCGGGTCATCAGCAGGCGTTTGGCATCGGGATTCACGCCCACGCCCCGTGCGGCGGGCAGCAGCATGGTGCCGATCTCGACCCAGCGGTCGGCGGGCCGGACCTCGCTGAACGAGATCCGGCCGACCGCCACGCCGCCCACCAGCACGGCCCAGTTCACGCGGGCGGGCAGGGCGTTCAGGCGCGCGACATACCCGGCCCACCCGGCGGGCGTGTTCGCGTCCGGGCCGCCTCGCGACAGGAAGCGCACGGTGTCGTCGTCCGCCCCGGCAGCCAGGTCGGCGGCATGGTTCTCGGTCAGGGCCTCCAGGGTGACGGTGTGGCCAGACAGGGTCGGGGCCAGGAGCCACTCGGCGTCAGGCAGGGCGTCGGTCATGCCGTCAGTGTAGAAGTGTCGAGCGCTCATCCCCGGTGATACGGCTCCCCGGCCGTGATGGTCGATGCCCGGTACAGCGCCTCGGCCAGCACCACCATCGCCAGGTCGTGCGGCAGGGTCAGCTGCCCCAGACTCCACAGCGCCGCCGCCCCGGTGCGCAGGTCGTCAGTGTGGCCGTCGGGGCCACCCACCGCGAAGGCCAGTTCGCCGTCGCCTCCCACGGCGCGGCCCTCCAGAAAGGCGGCCAGCCCCTCGGACGTGAACTGCTGCCCACGCGGATCGAGCAGGATCAGGGGGGCACGCCCCGCCGCCCGGCGCACGGCCTCACTCTCCAGCGCCTGGGTCTTGCCGGCCACGCGGGTGACCTGAACCTTGTGGTAGCGCCGCAGCCGCTTCTCGTACTCGTCCCAGCCCGCACGGGCATACGCGAGTTTCGGTTCTCCGACAGTGATCAGGTGCAGCCGCACGCCGGGCAGCCTATCCGAATTGCACTGGCCCGCTACACTGTGCGGCATGAGGGACAGCGGGCCGGCGGCAGGTGCGCCGTGAACTACGCGGCGACACTGGCCGTGCTGGTCGTGCTGGCCTTCTGCTTTCCGCTGTCGGTGCGGCTGGGCGCGCAGGTGGGCGTGCCGGAGGCCGTCAGCGTGTCGGTGCTGGGGGCGCTGCTGACCTTTGCGGCGGCGACGTTTCTGGTGCGCTGGCAGGTGGGGCGCTACCGGCGCACCATGGAGCGGCTGGAGGCGGCGCGGGCGCAGGTTCGCGCCGATCCGCAGAACCCACGTGCGTATTTTGTGGGGGGCGAGCATCTGGGCGCACTGCTGCTCCGGCTCGACCGCAGACGGGAGGCTTCAGAGGTGATTGATCGCTACGCCCGGCTGGGCGGCGCGAGGGAATCCGAGATCGTGGCATTACGTGAGGCGCTGGCCAGGGCGCAGCGGCGGCAGCGCCGCGCGCAGGGGAGGGAAGCATGAGGGCCTACAAGGGCGTCGTGGAAAATGGGGTGGTGGTCGTGGTGGGCGCCCGGCTGCCGGAAGGCACCATCGTGACCGTCACGGTCGGCGAGGGCGAACTGTTGCGGGCCCGGATCGCCGGGGTGCTGCGCGGCCCGCGCAAGGTCAGGATCCGCCTGAAGCCCACGCCTGGCCTGGCCCTCGGAGCACACACGCCGGGACATGACTGACACAGGGCATGACTGACACCGCAGGCACTCCGGAACCGCGCGTGTGGCTGGTGCCGACCCCGGTGGGCAACCTGGGCGACATCACCCTGCGGGCCGTCGAGGTGTTGCGGAACGCGGACGCCGTCGCATGCGAGGACACCCGCCGCAGCGGCGCCCTGCTGACGCACCTGGGGATCCGCCGGCCGCTGGTGCGGCTCGACGCACACACCATGAACCGCGCGGCGGCGGTGCTGGAGCAGCACCCCCGGCTCGCGTACGTCTCGGATGCCGGCACGCCCGGCATCAGCGATCCCGGCGCGGAACTGGTCGCGGCGGCGCTGGCCGCCGGTATCCCGG from Deinococcus sp. AB2017081 encodes the following:
- a CDS encoding phospho-N-acetylmuramoyl-pentapeptide-transferase, with protein sequence MTVIVALLSWFLVGLFIRVSKARGWGQPIRVDGPAHQHKEGTPTAGGVPFVLAMTAVFFPLYLTGHAGGTRELVIMLAALAMGVIGGIDDLLKVRSRMVGGKKELLAREKFPMQIIVALVFAYVAAPLASHELLPGLGFWGDVALLTFVMVGSVNAFNFADGLDGLLGGIAIIVLLPMFALSPAAALLTGALLGFLWFNAHPARVFMGDMGSHAIGAVAAGAYILYADVWLLPIAAIMPVIAVLSVVIQVISFRTRGKRVFKMSPIQHHFEHPDVGWPETHVVMRFWMVTALATAGVWWLLGGRP
- a CDS encoding GNAT family N-acetyltransferase; protein product: MTDALPDAEWLLAPTLSGHTVTLEALTENHAADLAAGADDDTVRFLSRGGPDANTPAGWAGYVARLNALPARVNWAVLVGGVAVGRISFSEVRPADRWVEIGTMLLPAARGVGVNPDAKRLLMTRAFEVLGANRVQFKVDARNERSRRAMHKLGAVQEGTLRQYQLRPDGYARDSVMFSVLHGEWPAVRATLDARVVAGR
- a CDS encoding 23S rRNA (pseudouridine(1915)-N(3))-methyltransferase RlmH, with amino-acid sequence MRLHLITVGEPKLAYARAGWDEYEKRLRRYHKVQVTRVAGKTQALESEAVRRAAGRAPLILLDPRGQQFTSEGLAAFLEGRAVGGDGELAFAVGGPDGHTDDLRTGAAALWSLGQLTLPHDLAMVVLAEALYRASTITAGEPYHRG